The sequence CGCTCGAATAGCTGCTCGGCCTCCCAGCGCGCGAGCAGTTCCTGCTCGAAGGCGTCAGCGCCCGAGTCGGGGAGGAGCGGATACGTAGCGGTGTCCTGCGGTGCGGTCATGAGAGCGGGTAATTCGGAGCGTTCAGTCAGGCGGAGAAACGGCGCGGCGCGGACTTACAATCGCGCGATCACACCCTTCACGACGGTAGCAAGCTTGGGTTCGGCCGAACGGGCCACGCCCACGATCTGGGCGAGACTGGCCGGTTCGAGCGCATCGGGTAGGCACTTGTCGGTAATGATGGAGAGCCCCAGCACCCGCATGCCGCCGTGCAGCGCCACGATCACTTCCGGCACCGTGCTCATACCCACCACGTCGGCACCGATTCCACGCAAAAAGCGATACTCCGAGCGCGTTTCCAGATTGGGCCCCTGCACGGCCACGTACACGCCTTCGCGCAACGTGATGCCGTGCTGCGACGCCACCTCGCGCGCGAGCGCGCGCAACGCCGGATCATACGGTTCCGACATGTCGGGAAAGCGCGCGCCCAGCGTATCGTCGTTCGGACCGATGAGGGGATTGTCGCCCAGCAGATTGATGTGATCGGCGATCACCATCAGATCACCCGCGGCCCACAACGGATGCATGCCGCCGCAGGCGTTGCTCACGATCAGCGTGTCGGCGCCGAGCGCGCGGAGCACGCGCACGGGGAACGTGACCTGCTGCAGCGAGTAGCCTTCGTAGCGGTGGAAGCGGCCCTGCATCGCCACCACCGTCTTGCCGCCCAAGGTGCCGCACAACAGGCGACCCTTGTGCGATTCGACGGTGGACAGCGGAAAGTTCGGCAGGTCCTTGTATTCGATCGTCTGCTCCACGTCGATCTCGTCGGCCAGGCCACCAAGACCGGTGCCGAGGATGATCGCCACGTCGATCGGGCGCGGGAAGCGCGCGCGCACGGCCTGTGCGCACGCTTCGATACGCTCGCGAGCGTGCAAGCCGAGCGCGGGATGCGACAGTCCGACGGCCGTGTGTTCCTGCGTGTACTGCAGCGACGGCCGTGAATTCTGCGAGGCGCTCATGAGTCATCCTCGACGACATCGAGCCACGACGGCGTGGGGGCCGCGGGGCGTCGGGGC is a genomic window of Gemmatimonas sp. containing:
- a CDS encoding purine-nucleoside phosphorylase; this encodes MHARERIEACAQAVRARFPRPIDVAIILGTGLGGLADEIDVEQTIEYKDLPNFPLSTVESHKGRLLCGTLGGKTVVAMQGRFHRYEGYSLQQVTFPVRVLRALGADTLIVSNACGGMHPLWAAGDLMVIADHINLLGDNPLIGPNDDTLGARFPDMSEPYDPALRALAREVASQHGITLREGVYVAVQGPNLETRSEYRFLRGIGADVVGMSTVPEVIVALHGGMRVLGLSIITDKCLPDALEPASLAQIVGVARSAEPKLATVVKGVIARL